A single Petrotoga sp. 9PW.55.5.1 DNA region contains:
- the rbfA gene encoding 30S ribosome-binding factor RbfA, whose translation MAQYRREMLESEMKKIISQGFSQLKDPRIKDKFLDINLVKLSKDKSYLDVYVSTLEDNTENVVQILNKAKGFFRTLIAKNIKIFKVPEIRFHEDKGIQASIKINKLIDKIEQDEAKE comes from the coding sequence ATGGCCCAATACAGAAGGGAGATGCTTGAATCTGAAATGAAAAAAATAATTTCTCAAGGTTTTTCACAATTAAAAGATCCCAGGATTAAAGATAAATTTTTAGATATAAACTTAGTTAAATTATCTAAGGATAAATCTTACTTAGATGTTTATGTATCAACTCTTGAGGATAATACTGAAAATGTTGTACAGATACTGAATAAGGCAAAAGGATTTTTTAGAACTTTAATAGCAAAAAATATTAAAATTTTTAAGGTTCCTGAAATTAGATTTCATGAAGATAAAGGAATACAAGCAAGTATAAAGATCAATAAATTGATAGATAAAATTGAACAAGATGAGGCTAAGGAATGA
- the truB gene encoding tRNA pseudouridine(55) synthase TruB, with translation MKSGFIIVNKPKGITSHDVVQRIRNILGIKKVGHAGTLDPFATGVLIIGVNKATRLLEFFQNERKTYYVKGQLGIITETFDIEGEIKERNSVDKIDIENLRNVLLSFIGEYLQVPPAYSAKKYKGRKLYEYAREGKIINLPPKKVTIYNIINFSQIGTEFAFQVDVSSGTYIRSLIMDIGYKLGCGAVTKELVRLKSGKYSLKDAVELNEVSKDKIIDMDKALDLPYVQVNNGEKVLQGQQIFKENIMEYSTFDKGDYVKIYDESMDFLGIGLSERKSDFLNTLIEKIPERNERIVKIHKILI, from the coding sequence ATGAAAAGCGGTTTTATCATAGTTAATAAACCAAAAGGAATAACTTCTCATGATGTTGTTCAAAGGATTAGAAACATATTAGGAATTAAAAAAGTTGGACATGCTGGAACTTTAGATCCATTTGCTACAGGTGTTCTTATAATTGGGGTGAACAAGGCCACAAGATTATTGGAATTTTTTCAAAATGAAAGAAAAACTTATTATGTAAAAGGTCAGTTAGGCATAATAACTGAAACTTTTGATATAGAAGGAGAAATAAAAGAAAGAAATTCTGTTGATAAAATAGATATAGAAAATTTAAGGAACGTTTTATTATCCTTTATAGGAGAGTATTTACAAGTTCCTCCTGCTTATTCTGCAAAAAAATACAAGGGTAGAAAACTATATGAATATGCAAGAGAGGGGAAAATAATCAATCTTCCACCTAAAAAGGTAACGATATACAATATAATAAATTTTTCTCAAATTGGAACAGAGTTTGCATTTCAAGTGGACGTTAGTTCTGGAACATACATAAGGTCATTAATTATGGATATTGGTTATAAGTTAGGTTGTGGGGCAGTAACTAAAGAACTTGTTAGGTTAAAAAGCGGTAAATATTCCTTAAAAGATGCAGTCGAATTAAATGAGGTTTCAAAAGATAAAATTATAGATATGGATAAGGCTTTAGATCTCCCATATGTTCAAGTAAATAATGGAGAAAAGGTACTTCAAGGTCAACAAATTTTCAAAGAAAATATAATGGAATATTCTACTTTCGATAAGGGGGATTATGTTAAAATTTATGATGAAAGTATGGATTTTCTGGGGATTGGTCTATCTGAGAGAAAATCAGATTTTTTAAACACTCTTATTGAGAAAATTCCCGAAAGAAATGAAAGAATAGTAAAAATACATAAAATCTTAATTTGA